In the Pleuronectes platessa chromosome 8, fPlePla1.1, whole genome shotgun sequence genome, one interval contains:
- the lrit3a gene encoding leucine-rich repeat, immunoglobulin-like domain and transmembrane domain-containing protein 3a, with product MRRLLCVHVFLCCLSMAHPFCPSQCTCVFHGRNDGIGSRSVLCNDPDMSDIPVNVPVDTVKLRIEKTAVRRVPTEAFYYLADLRYLWITYNSITSVDSGSFYNLKVLHELRLDGNMISVFPWESLKEMPRLRTLDLHNNRLTNVPTEAIPYLLNITYLDLSSNKLATLPSDLMDIWPPFNGAPISTNSSQKIVLGLQDNPWYCDCKISKILELSKMTDSPVVLMDLFLTCSGPENLAGYLFQRVELDNCVKPIVMTSATKITSYLGSNVLLRCDATGMPTPNLYWARAEGSPVNNTVQESPGDGIKWSIMSLHGILPKDAGNYSCKATNVAGSAEATISLSVAGTISTTMPPERQSTETAPTSQGTTLTPTTEISASPIVTSTVPPRTTPTPPAVTKKPRTTPSIGLQKGSLKQTKTQQGGKGRKLAADEKSKKSDASKSVKDLKIVEETADSAVLLWTADGLPNDAPLTVVYSPYDEDDTKRTEETNAGSGKVLLEGLSSGMRYSVCLIAKGSDAGKDPCIDFYTLEIVEDGGQNQVFMIMSGIACALVLPLIALLLYKILDLYCKGREPDLDEEELEKESYVKFETISMKQRTLNSNPTEFWARRATHDSERMLLCSRSSIDSQMTYKSDSSRSEYLC from the exons ATGCGTCGACTTCTCTGCGTGCACGTATTCCTATGCTGCCTCAGTATGGCTCATCCCTTCTGTCCATCGCAGTGCACCTGTGTCTTCCATGGACGTAATGATGGAATAGGAAGCAG ATCTGTGCTCTGCAATGACCCAGACATGTCTGATATCCCTGTCAACGTTCCAGTGGATACGGTTAAGCTTCGAATTGAGAAAACCGCTGTACGCCGAGTCCCAACAGAAGCTTTTTACTATCTGGCGGATCTGCGATACCTGTGGATTACTTACAATTCCATAACCTCAGTGGATTCTGGAAGTTTTTACAACCTCAAAGTGCTCCACGAACTCAGGCTGGATGGAAATATGATCTCTGTGTTCCCCTGGGAGTCTCTAAAAGAGATGCCTAGGCTGCGGACACTGGATCTGCACAATAACAGACTCACCAATGTTCCCACAGAGGCCATCCCCTACCTCCTCAACATCACCTACTTGGATCTATCCAGCAATAAATTAGCAACCCTGCCCTCTGACCTCATGGATATCTGGCCTCCCTTCAATGGAGCCCCCATTTCTACGAACTCCTCGCAGAAAATCGTGTTAG GTCTCCAAGATAATCCCTGGTACTGTGACTGTAAAATCTCCAAGATTTTAGAGCTTTCCAAAATGACAGACAGCCCAGTGGTGTTAATGGACTTGTTCCTGACCTGCAGTGGACCGGAGAATCTGGCTGGTTACCTTTTTCAACGTGTTGAACTTGACAACTGTGTAAAACCAATCGTCATGACCTCTGCAACCAAGATCACATCTTATCTGGGCAGCAACGTTCTCCTGCGATGTGATGCCACAGGGATGCCAACACCAAATCTGTACTGGGCTAGAGCAGAAGGCTCACCAGTTAACAACACAg TTCAGGAGTCACCTGGAGATGGCATCAAGTGGTCCATCATGAGTTTGCATGGAATATTGCCCAAAGACGCTGGGAACTACAGCTGCAAAGCTACGAATGTTGCTGGCAGCGCAGAAGCCACTATTTCCCTCTCAGTTGCTGGTACCATCAGTACCACGATGCCGCCAGAGAGGCAAAGCACGGAGACTGCACCGACCAGCCAAGGCACAACACTGACTCCCACTACGGAAATATCTGCCTCACCTATTGTAACATCTACAGTTCCTCCGAGAACAACACCAACCCCACCTGCAGTAACCAAGAAGCCGAGAACTACCCCCAGCATTGgtttacagaagggctcactCAAACAAACGAAGACCCAGCAAGGAGGGAAAGGGAGAAAGCTCGCAGCTGATGAGAAAAGCAAGAAAAGCGATGCATCGAAGTCCGTCAAGGACCTGAAGATTGTAGAGGAGACGGCTGACAGTGCAGTGTTGCTCTGGACAGCAGATGGGTTACCAAACGATGCACCACTAACAGTTGTATATTCCCCCTATGATGAGGATGACACCAAAAGGACAGAAGAAACTAATGCTGGCAGTGGAAAAGTCCTTCTTGAGGGTCTTTCCTCTGGGATGAGGTACTCAGTTTGCCTCATAGCAAAAGGTAGTGATGCCGGAAAAGATCCGTGCATTGACTTCTACACACTGGAGATTGTAGAGGATGGTGGTCAGAACCAGGTCTTCATGATTATGAGCGGCATCGCCTGTGCTTTGGTTTTGCCTCTCATTGCCCTGTTGCTCTACAAGATCCTCGATCTCTACTGCAAAGGGCGTGAACCAGAtctggatgaggaggagctggaaaaaGAGAGCTATGTCAAGTTCGAGACGATTTCAATGAAACAGCGAACTCTGAACTCTAATCCCACTGAGTTTTGGGCAAGGAGAGCAACCCATGACTCAGAGCGAATGCTCCTCTGCTCTAGGTCGAGCATAGACTCTCAGATGACCTATAAGAGTGACAGTTCCCGGTCTGAGTATCTCTGCTGA